The Pyrus communis chromosome 2, drPyrComm1.1, whole genome shotgun sequence genome includes a window with the following:
- the LOC137724393 gene encoding lysine histidine transporter-like 8 — translation MAADPIGEVIVEISSYTTRSSASAQVFPDTTSPSNLDITSTNWECGELNPQDAWLPITESRSGNTYYATFHLLSSGIGTQALLLPLAFATLGWPWGIICFSLAFVWQIYTKWLLVHLHESENGFRNSRYLHLAVTAFGKKLGMILAMFPVIYQSNGTCAQLIIVGGGTLKLFFRTVCEDGATCHPLTGTECFLLFTCMAVVLAQFPNLNSVARLSLIGAVASVVYCTTVWTLSVGKGRDHDYTSYDPPAMESTMDIFGGKLNAVGIIFLTFRGHNVILEIQGTLPSNPRYPIHKRMWRGVTIAYALIAVCFLPLAIGGFWAFGNKVPTSYRGVLILVSQFHGHKNTSNFVLGSFCMLVVIHCLSTFQIYGMVAFDSLESKYTIRKNKPCPRWLRVALRIFSGGVEFFIAVALPFLGSLAPLIGGLTLPLAYAYPCFMWISIKKPKQKGAVWWINIGLGCLGLALSVILVVAAAWNLADKGLNANFFKP, via the exons ATGGCAGCTGATCCCATCGGAGAAgttattgttgaaattagttctTACACCACAAGAAGCTCAGCCTCAGCTCAAGTTTTTCCGGACACAACAAGCCCTTCAAACTTAGATATTACAAGTACAAATTGGGAATGTGGTGAGCTCAATCCACAGGACGCGTGGCTACCCATCACTGAGTCCAGGAGTGGCAATACCTACTATGCTACCTTCCATTTACTCTCTTCAGGAATTGGAACTCAAGCCCTTTTACTACCTCTTGCATTTGCCACTCTTGGATG GCCTTGGGGAATTATATGCTTCTCACTAGCATTTGTGTGGCAAATATACACCAAATGGCTTCTCGTACATCTACACGAATCTGAAAATGGATTTAGGAACAGTAGATACCTCCACCTCGCAGTAACGGCCTTTG GTAAAAAGTTAGGGATGATTCTAGCAATGTTCCCAGTTATCTATCAATCAAATGGTACTTGTGCACAGCTGATCATCGTAGGAGGTGGAACCTTGAAGCTTTTCTTCAGAACTGTGTGTGAGGATGGAGCCACTTGCCATCCATTGACTGGTACCGAGTGCTTCTTGTTGTTTACATGCATGGCTGTGGTTCTCGCCCAATTTCCCAACTTGAACTCCGTAGCTAGACTCTCCTTGATCGGTGCCGTCGCATCAGTTGTATATTGCACTACTGTTTGGACTCTTTCAGTTGGAAAAGGCAGGGACCATGACTACACATCATATGATCCACCAGCGATGGAGTCCACCATGGATATATTTGGTGGCAAACTGAATGCTGTTGGcattatttttcttacattCAGAGGTCACAATGTAATTCTTGAGATACAG GGCACATTACCATCAAACCCCAGATACCCAATACATAAGCGAATGTGGAGAGGAGTGACTATAGCTTATGCACTCATAGCCGTGTGTTTTCTTCCTCTGGCCATAGGTGGATTTTGGGCTTTCGGCAACAAG GTACCCACTTCCTATAGAGGAGTATTAATCTTGGTTTCACAATTCCAtggacataaaaacacttcaaactttgtACTTGGATCATTTTGCATGCTTGTGGTGATACACTGCTTAAGCACATTCCAAATCTATGGCATGGTGGCTTTTGATAGTCTGGAGTCAAAGTACACTATCAGGAAGAACAAGCCGTGTCCAAGGTGGCTTCGCGTAGCTTTACGCATTTTCTCCGGAGGAGTGGAATTCTTCATAGCAGTTGCTCTTCCATTCTTGGGAAGCCTGGCACCTCTAATCGGAGGGTTGACATTGCCTTTGGCATATGCTTACCCATGTTTCATGTGGATTTCAATCAAGAAACCAAAGCAAAAAGGAGCAGTGTGGTGGATTAACATAGGACTTGGATGCTTAGGCTTGGCTTTGAGTGTCATTTTAGTTGTTGCAGCAGCTTGGAATTTAGCTGACAAAGGTCTAAATGCCAACTTCTTTAAGCCTTAA